The genomic interval ggggaggatGGGTCTGGGGTCCAGATGTTGCCTTGGGGGtggagctgtggggcagcagccccagctgggaagGTGATGCTGTCGGGGGGAGAGGGGTGAGAAGCAGATTTTCCTCAGTTGTGTTtagcagctgctgaggcagggattaaccagccctgcaggaacaACCCAGATTAACAGCACTTTGCCTCACTAGAATTAACCCGAGGCTTTTCTAGCAGCcaggtggagctgcaggagccacacTTGGTCACCCTGGGCCATCAGGGGCCCTTCCTGAGCAGTTCTGCAGCCTCCACCTCAACTTTCCCCTTGGAGCTTCTGATCCGTGGTTTTTGATATGAATTTTGTCAAACCCTTTCAGCTAAACTGATCACAGAGATGGAATGTCGGAATAGAGGTATAAAAATGGTTTCTGAGCAGCCGATCTGTGTGCAGGTCTGGGAAGTCTGAGGTTCCTGGGAAGTTTGTGGATTCTGCGGTGCTGGAGGTCGCAATAGGGCTGGGGAACctggagaggctgggagggctggagagGCTGGGATTCCGGGGAAGTTTGTGGATTCTgtggtgctggggatgctggaaAGGCTGGGAGGGTTGGGGATCCACAGAAGGCTGGGGGTCCTGAGAGGACTGGTGATCCTGGAaaggctgggagggctggggatcCTGGGAAGTTTGTGGATTTTGTGGTGCTGGGGATCctggagaggctgggagggctgggagtcCAGGGAAAGTTGGGGGTCCTGAGAGGGCTGGGTTTCCTTGCAGGTTTGTGGATTTTGTGGTGCAGGAGGTCCTGACAGGGCTGGGGATCCACAGAAGGATGGGGATCCTGGGAGGGCTGAGGTTCCTGGGAAGTTTGTGGATTCTgtggtgctggggatgctggaaaggctgggagggctgggatccATGGAAGCTGGGGTCCTGGGGGCTGGGATCCTGGGAAGATTGGGGGTTCTAGGAGGGCTGGGGATCCACAGAAGGATGGGGATCCTGGGAGGGCTGAGGTTCCTGGGAAGTTTGTGGATTCTGTGGTGCAGGAGGTCCTGACAGGGCTGGGGATCCACAGACggctgggggtcctgggagggctggggctccACGGAAGATTGggggtcctggcagggctgagcccctcGGTCCCACCGCTCCCGGGCTGGGGAGCTCACAGTGGGGTGCACTGTGGTGAGCGTGGGCTGGAGGCCCTGGACAGCGCAGTgtggcctctcccagcctgcaggaggggggaaactgaggcaggagatGCCATGGCTGCCCTGGGTTCCCCTCGGGGCTCCGGGCAGGGTGTCTGGGCAGCCTCGGGGCCCCGCTCCGGCCATAAGGGCTCCTTTGTGCGCCGCTGCTGAGTCAGGGATTGGAGCGGGGAGCCCCGTGACCAGCGGAGGGGGGACCCTGCGGGACAGGGGGGCcgagcagggagggcacagctctgcccagagccGGCGTCACTCCgtggtgggacacagaggggacacgcAGCTGAGCGGGACACGGTGAGTGACATCGCTTTCTCGGGGGGGTTGAATCAGCAAAAGCTCCTGATGGAACCACAGgtgacagctccagctgagcctgGGGTGGATGCCATCTCCTTCTGTGGTGCTAATCTCCAGAGAAATGTAGGGATATCtaagcagggcacagctgaccTGCCCCTGAAGGAagggctttggggacagctcTCACCCGgtgccacagggacagcccagctggggacCCCCTGTCCgtgctgagcagctcagggtCCCCCCACAGAGGAGGGGGTACAAGGGCTCTGCTGGGTCGCTTGCCGGAACACCCCTGACCCTGTCACAATGAGCCCGGGCTGCTCCGGGGTCTCCTCTGTGGGCTCTGCCATCCCAATgcatggagctgcagggctcaccctgctctctgctcacTGGCCTTGATTTCCCAGACAGGCATCTTAAAGATCAAAttcatttgtttcatttattttggggttcccagctcagcctccttGCTGGCACCCTGACCCACCTCTGAGCTGTGGTGACTCGCCAGCACACACTCAGCCCCTctccaccccatccctgctccaggggggCTGCCCCGACCCCAGCCcaccaaataaaccccaaacccttccaagGACAGCCCCACACCCCTGGCCATGCCCAGCTGTCACTATGGGACAagaaagaacacaagcacacactgctgctctcaaggtgaagaaaaaagggaagtttattttccgACTCCAACATTTACAGTTTTCcaagagtgacagtggattggagggtgacagtgccacctctccaatgacactggacaaaccaacagtccatcaactttctcctcctccataaaggaatgcaaaacaatgagctATTTACAGATAGTGTGTGAGAAAGTCCGCTACAAGAATGTTAACATTAGAAAGCTTAGAAAAGCTTAGaaaagcttagaaaatcttagCAAATCATCAGCCTCTCCCCCCGCCTTCATCCATCATCCCAGCGCATCCTTGTGCTGCAGCCGCTGCCATGGGCTCCCGGCACTTCCCGGCGCGCACCGTGCTGTTCGAGAGGGAGTCCAGCGGGGTCACGTACCGAGTGCCCGCCCTGCTCTACCTGCCCTGCGGCTCCAAGCTGCTGGCCTTCGCCGAGGAGCGCCTCAGCGCCGACGATGCCCACGCCAACCTGCTGGTGCTGCGCCGCGGCTCCATCTACGGCACCTTCGTGGAGGTGGGACACggtgtgccagcctggggacacgATGGGGATGTCCCCATGGCATGGTGTGGCACAGCAGGCTCTGGAGACAGCCACACGGGGAGGGAGGATGGCTCTGGGGATGTCCCCATCGCGGGTGTGCCACAGCCACACGGGGAGGGAGCATGGCTGGGTGGAATCACAGGGTCAcgggttggttttggttggaaggatCTCAAACGACATCTCATTCCATGCCCTGCcgtgggcaggaacaccttcattatcccaggttgctccaatcCCCATCCAATCTCAGGATCTCTGCTGGTCACAGTGACTCTGAGATACGTacaagtctctttttcccagcctggcaatcataaggagtcaggattcttctgttctcattctcaaggttgtttattatttcttatctatagcattctttctctgacccaCTGAGGTATGTCTGGCAGGTTGGGTTGAGGCACTCTGCCCACCTCAGAGGTGATGTTATcattttatactaaaaactaggTGTAaaatatttaccataacttcccaatacctatcacctatgttagacagtgagcttctaccttaaaccaatctaaaagtgccagcATCGCTTGGAACATGGAGGttaggaagaagaaggaaggacaGGGTACGCCCAAATTCCTGCATCTTGGGACTCCAAGCCCTCATTCTAAAAactcaaaaatctatttttcaccctgtgacaaactaactATTATGACAAACTAAGTATTATTCTACTTAAGCTCTCTTGCcttgtaattcttcatttaaAGGTGGTAATTTACTccatgggtcaaaatcaaagtCACAGAAGTCTTGgtctctgtgccaaggtctgggtctcgagtcctccagggcagtccaaggaatttcctgggttccaacaaTCCAACCCAGCTGGgaacacttcagggatggggcagccacagctctgggatggtCCTTACCCCTGTgtgtcctctcctcctcctcctcctgctccgtGGGCAGTGGGAAGACATGCGTGTGCTGGAGACAGCCACGCTGCAGCACCACCGCTCCATGAACCCCTGCCCGCTCTACGACGAGTTCACGGGCaccctcttcctcttcttcatcaCGGTGCTGGGCAGGACGCCCGAAGCCTACCAGATTGTCACCGGCCAGAACGTCACCCGCCTGTGCTGTGTCACCAGCGCTGACCAGGGCCTGAGCTGGAGCACGGCCACAGACCTGACACAGCAGGTCATCGGGGCCACCATCAAAGGTACCCAGCTGAGGGAGAGGGgatgtgacggtgttcacaggggtctgaggatgagggtctgactccatgtttcagaaggctgatttattattttattatatatattatattaaaactatactaaaagaagagaagaaacgATTTCATCacaaggctagctaagaatagaaaaagaaggaatgataacaaaggcttgtggcttggacagagagtctgagccagctgactgtgattggccattaattagaaacaaccacatgagaccaatcacagatgcacctgctgcattccacagcagcagataatcattgtttacattttgttcctgaggcctctcagcttctcaggagacaaaatcctaaggaaaggattttccataaaagatgccTGCGACAaggggacagcagccagcatGGGGGTGGCCCTGGCTTTTGCTCTCCTGGATCCAGCAGTGACATTGCTGGGGGTGACTTTGACACAGCAATCCCACAAGCTTCCAAATAGGTGGAGGAGGAACTCAAGCAGAGGGGGTtggagaagggatggagggagtgTCCATATCAGTTACTGGGAGTGGGGAGAAGATGGAGAGGCATGTGTGGGTACTGATAGGCAGCACTGGGCTCTGTTGCCATCCTACTGCACCACTTGAGAGGAAGCCCCGGGGACCCTCCCACGCTGGGCATGGCAGGGCACCGTGGTGGTCGCTCTTTACCCCACGCCACCTTCACCCCACGCCATCTCCCCTCCCCAGACTGGGCGACGTTCGCGCTGGGCCCCGGGCACGGCATCCAGCTGCGCTCGGGCCGGCTGCTGGTGCCCGCCTACAGCTACCACATCGACTGCAAGCAGTGCTTCGGGCAGCTCTGCAAGACCACCCCGCACTCCTTCGCCTTCTACAGCGACGACCACGGCCGCGCCTGGCGCTTCGGCGAGTTCATCCCCAACCTGCAGTCGGGCGAGTGCCAGCTGGTGTCGGTGGATGAGGAGGACGGATCCAACGTGCTCTACTGCAACGCCCGCAGCCCGCTGGGCTTCAGGGTGCAGGCGCTGAGCACGGATGACGGGGCCGTGTTCCACGGGGGGCAGCTGGTGCAGCGGCTGGTGGAGCCGCCCCACGGCTGTCACGGCAGCGTCATCGGCTTCCCCGCACCGCTCGTGTATGTCCCCGCTGCCTCCCGGGACACCGGGGTGCCCTCCCGGGGCTCGGGGTGCCGGCTGCTCCCCGGGGCGCTCCGGGGGTTTGGGCACCCGCACACCCAACAGGCAGGATGTGCTGAGCTCCCCGCTGAGCCCCGTGAGCATtgtgccaccccagggcagcacGGTGATGCCCACAGTGTCACCTCGGTGCGGGGGGActctgcagccacccccagccccactcccttCTTCCAAGCGCCGACGTGGATCCTGTACTCGCACCCCACCAGCCCCATGTCGCGGGTGAACATGGGCGTCCACCTGAGCACCTTCCCCAGGGACGCCGAGAGCTGGACGGAGCCCTGGGTCATCTACGAGGGCCCGAGCGCCTACTCGGACCTGGCGTGCCTGCAGCTGCCGCAGCGGGACGCGCCCCTGGCCGGCGGCACCGCCACCGCCTTCGCCTGCCTCTACGAGAACGGCGTGAGGAGTCCCTACGAGCAGATCTCCTTCAGCATGTTCACGCTGCACGACGTGCTCCAGAACATCCCCCTGACAGCCGCTGCTCCCCCGCgggggaagaggaagaggaagaggaggaggagctgcttcATCTCCTAGAGCCcgcccagggcagctcccaccaTCACCACCCTGGATCCTGGAGCATCAGCCCTCGGCTGGGTCCTGCCACCGTCCGGCACGGCCACAGCACACGGAGGTGTGTCGCTGTCCCCTCAATGGGGTTTGTCTCacttttattgctgtttttaaaattctattttggGTGGGGAGGCTTTTGCCCCCAGCTCtggtggtgttcacagaggtctcaggacgagggaagagatgagaatcttgactccatgtttcagaaggctgatttattattttattatatatattatattaaaatataattatatattaaaactgtactaaaaggaTAGAAGAAAGTAAatgaatgataataaaatcttgtgactgtctagagagtccgagccagctgactgtgattggccattaattaaaaacaactgtGTGGatcaatcacagatccacctgttgcattcctcAGCAAtagataatcattgtttacatttcatttctgaggcctctcagcttctcaggaggaaaaatcctagcaaaaggatttttcataaaatatgtctgtgacaccgAGCCCAGCCTCAGGCTCCTCTCCAAGCAGGAGCCACCTCTGGAAACAAATActggggggcagcagcagccgtgCAGGGGGAGGCAGccaggggtttgggttggggtaAAGTTCTGTCCCTTCATTGtagctgggatggggctgggttTTGTATTTGGGCTGATGATAAAGAAACATTTGTATTGCATTTCTGTCTGTCTGGGATTTtagtgatttttctttgttattttccttttcattacaatttattattattatttcaattattaaagTGTTTTTAT from Zonotrichia leucophrys gambelii isolate GWCS_2022_RI chromosome 9, RI_Zleu_2.0, whole genome shotgun sequence carries:
- the NEU4 gene encoding sialidase-4; the encoded protein is MGSRHFPARTVLFERESSGVTYRVPALLYLPCGSKLLAFAEERLSADDAHANLLVLRRGSIYGTFVEWEDMRVLETATLQHHRSMNPCPLYDEFTGTLFLFFITVLGRTPEAYQIVTGQNVTRLCCVTSADQGLSWSTATDLTQQVIGATIKDWATFALGPGHGIQLRSGRLLVPAYSYHIDCKQCFGQLCKTTPHSFAFYSDDHGRAWRFGEFIPNLQSGECQLVSVDEEDGSNVLYCNARSPLGFRVQALSTDDGAVFHGGQLVQRLVEPPHGCHGSVIGFPAPLVYVPAASRDTGVPSRGSGCRLLPGALRGFGHPHTQQAGCAELPAEPREHCATPGQHGDAHSVTSVRGDSAATPSPTPFFQAPTWILYSHPTSPMSRVNMGVHLSTFPRDAESWTEPWVIYEGPSAYSDLACLQLPQRDAPLAGGTATAFACLYENGVRSPYEQISFSMFTLHDVLQNIPLTAAAPPRGKRKRKRRRSCFIS